In Canis lupus familiaris isolate Mischka breed German Shepherd chromosome 5, alternate assembly UU_Cfam_GSD_1.0, whole genome shotgun sequence, a genomic segment contains:
- the MAF gene encoding transcription factor Maf produces the protein MASELAMSNSDLPTSPLAMEYVNDFDLMKFEVKKEPVETDRIISQCGRLIAGGSLSSTPMSTPCSSVPPSPSFSAPSPGSGSEQKAHLEDYYWMTGYPQQLNPEALGFSPEDAVEALISSSHPLQGGFDGYARGAQQLASAAGAGAGAGAGAGAGAGASLGGGGEEMGPAAAVVSAVIAAAAAQSGAGPHYHHHHHHHAAGHHHHPTAGAPGSAGSASSSAGGAGGGGGGGGGGGGPAGSGGGGGGGGGGGGGGGAAGAGGALHPHHAAGGLHFDDRFSDEQLVTMSVRELNRQLRGVSKEEVIRLKQKRRTLKNRGYAQSCRFKRVQQRHVLESEKNQLLQQVDHLKQEISRLVRERDAYKEKYEKLVSSGFRENGSSSDNPSSPEFFITKPTRKLEPSVGNATFWKPQPCVLTSVFTK, from the coding sequence ATGGCATCGGAACTGGCAATGAGCAACTCCGACCTGCCCACCAGTCCCCTGGCCATGGAATATGTTAATGACTTCGATCTGATGAAGTTTGAAGTGAAAAAGGAGCCGGTGGAGACCGACCGCATCATCAGCCAGTGCGGCCGTCTCATCGCCGGGGGCTCGCTGTCGTCCACCCCCATGAGCACGCCGTGCAGCTCGGtgcccccttcccccagcttcTCGGCGCCCAGCCCGGGCTCGGGCAGCGAGCAGAAGGCGCACCTGGAAGACTACTACTGGATGACCGGCTACCCGCAGCAGCTGAACCCCGAGGCGCTGGGCTTCAGCCCCGAGGACGCGGTCGAGGCGCTCATCAGCAGCAGCCACCCGCTCCAGGGCGGCTTCGATGGCTACGCGCGCGGGGCGCAGCAGCTGGCGtcggcggccggggccggggccggggccggggccggggccggggccggcgccgGGGCCTCgctgggcggcggcggcgaggagatgggccccgccgccgccgtgGTGTCCGCCGTGatcgccgcggccgccgcgcagAGCGGCGCGGGCCcgcactaccaccaccaccaccaccaccacgccgccggccaccaccaccacccgacGGCCGGCGCGCCCGGCTCCGCGGGCAGCGCGTCCTCCtcggccgggggcgcgggcggaggcggcggcggcggcggcggcggcggcggcccggccggctccgggggcggcggcggcggcggcggcggcggcggcggcggcgggggcgcggcgggggcggggggcgccctgCACCCGCACCACGCGGCCGGCGGCCTGCACTTCGACGACCGCTTCTCCGACGAGCAGCTGGTGACCATGTCGGTGCGCGAGCTGAACCGGCAGCTGCGCGGGGTGAGCAAGGAGGAGGTGATCCGGCTCAAGCAGAAGAGGCGGACCCTGAAAAACCGCGGCTATGCCCAGTCCTGCCGCTTCAAGAGGGTGCAGCAGAGACACGTCCTGGAGTCCGAGAAGAACCAGCTGCTGCAGCAGGTCGACCACCTCAAGCAGGAGATCTCCAGGCTGGTGCGCGAGAGGGACGCGTACAAGGAGAAGTACGAGAAGCTGGTGAGCAGCGGCTTCCGAGAAAACGGCTCCAGCAGCGACAACCCGTCCTCTCCCGAGTTTTTCAT